One Festucalex cinctus isolate MCC-2025b chromosome 1, RoL_Fcin_1.0, whole genome shotgun sequence genomic region harbors:
- the spag9a gene encoding sperm associated antigen 9a isoform X4 — protein sequence MELEDGVVYQDDPGTSAMMSERVSGLANSIYREFERLIGKYDEDVVKELMPLVVAVLENLDSVFAENQEHEVELELLKEDNEQLITQYEREKALRKHAEEKFIEFEDTHEQEKKDLQNHVDRMESHSRQLELKIKNHADQIGRLEEREVDLKKEYNSLHQRHTEMIHNYMEHVERIKMQQSSEASEPSSVARVRRERPLSLGIFPTSAGGPLLIPDCQTRAETPSAEGWRFSDTTHTRSNTSLQQDFANPPRERGGLSMQDSTWGSSLADDCKDEMSDFSGSKSATPMSTTASDVGREDGNSKSTEVQAAPGTRSVSVGLPDNEDSADVQDIIESTPELDMDLTGYKGCSTPTKGIENMAFDRNTDSLFEELSSAGTGLIGDVDEGADLLDLSLIGMGREVENLIQENSQLLERKNALNVVNKDLILKVDELTCEKEMLQGELEAVQQAKAKMEDKNRELEEELKKVRLEMEEVLQKAKEEEDSDVPTAQRKRFTRVEMARVLMERNQYKERLMELQEAVRWTEMIRASRENPALTEKKKSSIWQFFSRLFSSSSSTPAIKKMEPQSNVKFNAPGGMVKRSSTFSQFPTEKSKTFDFLNEEKDQCSSPSRKEQKRAQYRQVKAHMQKEDGRVTAHGWSLPSKFKGTNGGQTETKINLPVPVYLRPLEQKDASLKLWCAAGVNLSGGRASHPSELTKQMKGSQSSLDHLEQENKDQEKFEELIQQDELSSRVWVCTSTHSSTKVLVVDAAQPSDLVDSFYACNTHVVCIASVPGVSESDYPAGEEVPQDADANQGDVVSLAGSVASVGSTGSDGTLAAEGTTAIPQTASTGGLEQPAEHSAIPGSAELSRQTSPVEVPTAEEATEATEANAGGSEEGEEEQGPEQNQHGIYTEHVFTDPLGVGPNESSPACIQSGSLPDDSDPSSLDVKRMSSALPTMWLGAQNGCLYVHSSVARWRKCLHAIKLKDSILSIVHVKGRVLVALADGTLAIFHRGIDGQWDLTNYHLLDLGRPHHSIRCMTVVHDKVWCGYRNKIYVIQPKAMRIEKSFDAHPRKESQVRQLAWVGDGIWVSIRLDSTLRLFHAHTFQHLQDVDIEPYVSKMLGTGKLGFSFVRITALVVSCSRLWVGTGNGVIISIPLSEANKASATVPNWPGSAVRVYSDDGAEGALPASFVPYCSMAHAQLCFHGHRDAVKFFVTVPGQAMPPPGSADSGSDDPPSESSDTAASEPKTYLVMSGGEGYIDFRMGDESGELDGTSEPTSGQQSAPTKAERSHLIVWQVATSLD from the exons atggagCTGGAAGACGGAGTTGTGTACCAGGACGACCCGGGGACATCAGCGATGATGTCTGAGCGGGTATCGGGCCTGGCTAACTCCATTTACCGCGAGTTCGAGAGGCTGATCGGGAAATACGACGAGGACGTGGTGAAGGAGCTCATGCCGCTGGTGGTGGCCGTCCTGGAAAACCTCGACTCGGTGTTCGCGGAGAACCAGGAGCACGAAGTGGAGCTGGAGCTGCTCAAGGAGGACAACGAGCAGCTCATCACCCAGTACGAGCGGGAGAAGGCGCTCAGGAAACACGCCGAGGAG AAGTTCATTGAGTTCGAGGACACGCATGAACAGGAGAAGAAGGACCTGCAGAACCATGTGGACCGAATGGAGTCCCACTCGAGGCAACTTGAACTCAAGATCAAGAACCACGCTGACCAGA tcggCAGGTTAGAAGAGCGAGAGGTGGACCTCAAGAAGGAATACAACTCCCTCCATCAAAGGCACACAGAG ATGATCCATAATTATATGGAGCATGTAGAGCGGATCAAAATGCAGCAAAGTAGTGAAGCCTCTGAACCAAGCAGCGTCGCTCGAGTCCG GCGAGAACGTCCCCTTTCTTTGGGCATCTTTCCAACATCCGCTGGCGGGCCTCTGCTCATTCCGGACTGCCAGACCCGTGCAGAGACGCCAAGCGCGGAGGGGTGGAGGTTCAGCGACACAACACACACTCGCTCCAACACCAGCCTCCAG CAGGACTTTGCCAACCCCCCAAGGGAAAGGGGGGGTTTGAGTATGCAAGACTCTACTTGGGGGAGTTCACTGGCTGACGACTGCAAG GATGAGATGTCGGACTTCTCTGGCTCTAAGTCTGCCACTCCAATGTCTACTACCGCCTCGGATGTTGGGAGGGAAGATGGGAACAGTAAGAGCACAGAGGTACAAGCTGCACCAGGGACCCGATCTGTATCCGTTG GTTTGCCTGATAATGAAGACAGTGCAGATGTGCAGGACATAATCGAGTCCACACCTGAGCTGGACATGGACCTGACTGGCTACAAGGGATGCAG TACTCCAACCAAAGGCATTGAGAATATGGCATTTGACCGCAACACAGACTCTCTGTTTGAAGAACTGTCGTCTGCAGGCACGGGGCTCATCGGAGATGTGGATGAAGGTGCCGACCTGCTGG ACCTTAGTTTGATTG gtatGGGCCGGGAGGTGGAAAATCTCATTCAAGAGAACTCACAACTGCTTGAGAGAAA GAATGCCCTGAATGTGGTGAATAAAGACTTGATATTGAAAGTGGATGAGTTGACGTGTGAGAAGGAGATGCTCCAGGGCGAGCTGGAGGCCGTGCAGCAGGCCAAGGCAAAAATGGAAGACAAAAACCGAGAGCTGGAGGAGGAACTCAAAAA AGTGCGACTTGAGATGGAGGAGGTGCTACAGaaagcaaaagaagaagaagat AGCGACGTGCCTACAGCTCAGAGGAAACGCTTCACCAGGGTGGAAATGGCTCGAGTGTTGATGGAAAGGAACCAGTACAAAGAGAGACTGATGGAGCTGCAGGAAGCTGTGCGGTGGACGGAGATGATCCG GGCCTCCAGGGAAAATCCAGCTCTTACAGAGAAGAAGAAGTCCAGCATCTGGCAGTT CTTCAGCAGACTTTTTAGCTCGTCCTCCAGCACGCCGGCCATAAAGAAGATGGAGCCCCAGTCCAACGTCAAATTCAACGCTCCGGGCGGCATGGTGAAACGAAGTAGCACTTTCTCCCAGTTCCCCACAGAGAAATCCAAAACTTTTGACTTCCTCAATGAAGA AAAAGACCAGTGCAGTTCCCCGTCTCGCAAAGAGCAGAAGCGAGCCCAGTACAGACAGGTGAAAGCTCACATGCAGAAGGAGGATGGTCGCGTCACAGCACACGGTTGGAGTCTGCCAAGCAAGTTCAAG GGGACGAATGGTGGACAAACAGAGACCAAAATTAACCTGCCTGTGCCCGTCTATTTGAGACCTTTGGAACAGAAAGATGCTTCTTTGAAG TTGTGGTGTGCGGCTGGCGTCAACCTCTCCGGGGGGAGGGCGTCACACCCGTCTGAGCTCACAAAGCAGATGAAGGGATCTCAGAGTAGCCTGGACCATTTGGAGCAAGAAAACAAG GATCAAGAGAAATTTGAGGAGCTGATCCAGCAGGATGAATTGTCCAGTCGGGTGTGGGTGTGCACCAGCACCCACTCCTCCACCAAAGTCTTAGTGGTGGATGCTGCTCAACCGTCTGACCTTGTTGACAGCTTCTACGCCTGCAACACTCACGTCGTGTGCATTGCCAGTGTGCCAG GTGTGTCGGAGTCCGATTATCCAGCAGGTGAGGAAGTGCCTCAAGACGCGGATGCAAATCAGGGCGACGTGGTCTCCCTGGCCGGCAGTGTGGCCAGTGTGGGCTCAACAGGCAGCGACGGTACCCTGGCAGCTGAGGGGACCACCGCCATCCCCCAGACAGCCAGCACAGGTGGCCTTGAGCAACCAGCCGAGCACAGCGCTATCCCTGGCTCAG CTGAGCTGTCCAGGCAGACAAGCCCGGTGGAGGTTCCCACTGCTGAAGAGGCGACAGAAGCAACAGAGGCAAATGCTGGCGGCAGCGAAGAGGGAGAGGAGGAGCAGGGACCCGAGCAAAATCAGCACGGAATCTACACCGAGCATGTTTTCACGGACCCTCTGGGGGTGGGACCTAATGAGTCCTCCCCTGCCTGCATACAAAG CGGCTCCTTGCCAGATGACTCTGACCCCTCCTCTCTGGATGTCAAGAGGATGAGCAGCGCCCTCCCCACCATGTGGCTGGGCGCTCAGAATGGATG TTTGTATGTCCACTCATCTGTGGCGCGATGGAGGAAGTGTCTTCATGCCATCAAGCTTAAAGATTCCATCCTCAGCATAGT GCATGTTAAAGGCAGAGTCCTGGTAGCATTAGCGGATGGAACATTAGCAATTTTTCACAGAGGCATTG ATGGTCAGTGGGATCTAACCAACTACCACCTGTTGGATCTGGGACGACCCCACCACTCAATCCGCTGCATGACTGTAGTCCACGATAAGGTGTGGTGCGGCTATAGGAACAAGATCTATGTCATCCAGCCCAAAGCCATGAGGATAGAG AAGTCATTTGACGCACACCCACGAAAAGAGAGTCAGGTTCGGCAGCTGGCCTGGGTTGGAGATGGCATCTGGGTTTCCATCCGACTGGATTCCACTCTTCGATTGTTTCATGCTCACACCTTCCAGCACCTCCAGGACGTGGACATCGAGCCCTATGTCAGCAAAATGCTCG GCACGGGTAAACTGGGTTTCTCATTTGTGAGAATCACAGCTTTGGTGGTGTCCTGCAGCCGACTCTGGGTGGGGACTGGAAATGGCGTCATCATTTCCATCCCGCTGTCTGAAG CCAACAAGGCATCAGCAACGGTGCCAAATTGGCCTGGCAGCGCCGTACGGGTTTACAGTGACGACGGCGCAGAGGGCGCACTGCCAGCTAGCTTCGTGCCATACTGCTCCATGGCGCACGCCCAGCTCTGTTTCCATGGACATCGAGATGCTGTCAAATTCTTTGTCACCGTGCCAG GTCAGGCAATGCCACCTCCTGGAAGCGCTGATTCGGGCTCCGATGACCCGCCGTCTGAATCGTCGGACACAGCCGCGTCGGAGCCCAAAACGTACTTGGTGATGAGTGGAGGAGAAGGCTACATTGACTTCAGAATGG